A genomic window from Leishmania major strain Friedlin complete genome, chromosome 18 includes:
- a CDS encoding putative citrate synthase — MRAVRCSLIRGVAGLRMASSALDEMKEQMLRRWKEDQKKIDDLRKKHGHEKLCDATIDAVYGGMRGITGLVYEPSLLDPAEGIRFRGLTILECQEMLPKAPGGKEPLPEAMFWLLMTGEVPTEEQVRGLNAELHRRADPEAIAAAQKAIAALPRNAHPMTAFSVGVLALQSYSKFAAAYAAGKSNKKTYWEYALEDSLDMLARTPTVAAMIYNRETKGQVELAAPSNSDLDWAANFAKMMGYQDEEFWECMRLYLSVHADHEGGNVSAHTTTLVASALSDPYLAFSAGLNGLAGPLHGLANQEVLNYLLSMQERVKADGVNMHDEAALEKALSNYTWELLNSGQVVPGYGHAVLRKVDPRYTCQRNFCLRHKFDDDLFKLVNTIYSIMPGILKEHGKTKNPYPNVDAHSGVLLQHYGLTEQNYYTVLFGLSRQMGVLAGVVWDRLQGRPLERPKSITTEMLAKKYLCNSL; from the coding sequence ATGCGCGCTGTTCGCTGCTCCCTAAttcgcggcgtcgccggtcTCCGCATGGCGTCATCGGCATTGGATGAGATGAAGGAGCAGATGCTGAGGCGCTGGAAAGAGGACCAGAAGAAGATCGACGACCTCAGGAAGAAGCACGGCCATGAGAAGCTGTGCGACGCGACCATCGATGCGGTGTACGGCGGCATGCGCGGCATCACCGGCCTCGTGTACGAGCCATCACTGCTGGACCCCGCAGAGGGCATCCGCTTCCGCGGCCTCACGATCCTGGAGTGCCAGGAGATGCTGCCCAAAGCGCCGGGCGGCaaggagccgctgccggaggCGATGTTCTGGCTACTGATGACCGGCGAGGTGCCGACGGAGGAGCAGGTAAGGGGCCTGAACGCGGAGCTGCACCGTCGCGCCGACCCCGAGGCGATtgccgcggcgcagaaggcgatcgcggcgctgccgaggaaCGCGCACCCGATGACGGCATTCAGTGTGGGCGTGCTTGCGCTGCAGAGCTACTCGAAGTTTGCTGCGGCTTACGCGGCGGGCAAGTCGAACAAGAAGACGTACTGGGAGTACGCGCTGGAGGACTCGCTGGACATGCtggcgcgcacgccgacggtggcggcgatgatcTACAACCGCGAGACCAAGGGCCAGGTGGAGTTGGCGGCACCGAGCAACAGCGACCTGGACTGGGCGGCGAACTTTGCGAAAATGATGGGCTACCAGGACGAGGAGTTCTGGGAGTGCATGCGTCTGTACCTGTCTGTCCACGCCGACCACGAGGGTGGAAACGTGTCGGCACACACAACGACACTGGTTGCGTCAGCACTGAGCGACCCCTACCTCGCCTTCAGCGCTGGCCTGAACGGTCTTGCTGGCCCGCTGCATGGGCTGGCGAACCAGGAGGTGCTGAATTACTTGCTCAGCATGCAGGAGCGTGTGAAGGCGGATGGCGTGAACATGCATGATGAGGCAGCGCTCGAGAAGGCGCTGAGCAACTACACGTGGGAGTTGCTCAACTCCGGCCAGGTGGTGCCCGGCTACGGccacgcggtgctgcgcaagGTGGACCCGCGCTACACCTGCCAGCGCAACTTCTGCCTGCGCCACAAATTTGATGACGACCTGTTCAAGCTGGTCAACACCATCTACTCGATCATGCCCGGCATCCTGAAGGAGCACGGTAAGACCAAGAACCCCTACCCCAACGTCGACGCGCACTCCGGCGTGCTACTGCAGCACTACGGGCTGACGGAGCAGAACTACTACACGGTGCTGTTCGGCCTGTCGCGCCAGATGGGCGTCTTGGCCGGCGTCGTCTGGGACCGCCTGCAGGGCCGCCCGCTCGAGCGCCCGAAGTCGATCACGACGGAGATGCTCGCAAAGAAATACCTGTGCAACTCCTTGTGA
- a CDS encoding putative ATP-dependent zinc metallopeptidase: MSFTDTQSPEYQRGVNDAERHRRATEENWIRPALGPIVWLGVPFLLAWMYMRRVSLGSPLGSGSASGSGNPFTSMMEQMMPIKKRQFRVDVKGTRFADVVGLPEAKAEVRQYVDFLTEPNKFTRLGARLPKGCLLTGEPGTGKTLLAKAVAGEANVAFFSCNGADFIELIGGSGPKRVRELFEEARAAAPAIIFIDEIDAIGSRAGKQGGSVSSEENRTINQLLAELDGLSTSADPIVVLAATNFQDNIDKALLREGRFDRKIAIEMPDLSARRELFEHYLNRICTGDPNGRTKDEGGKELALDTSVSNKALADQLADLTPGLSPATVATVVNEAALQSGIAGKPLVQLPDLLEALDNTLMGRKHRNRQSDQSARRTAIHEAGHALTAWMLPIVQKVLKISVTPRGHAMGYTQRAGTEFHEYQTNATLFADMVVMLGGRAAEEVMLGDVSAGAMDDLQRATDVALKQMLAFGMSTHTGLLSYHPDYTRAGRDFTTFSNEAQYRAELEAQKLLAAAHSTAVDIVKRHKDKMEIMVKALLEKKELSTRDIEELWGPRPSTPTVEDIVQKVIEVTGSYAEITATVGPAAAAVATPSIAGVY, encoded by the coding sequence ATGTCCTTCACCGATACGCAGAGCCCCGAATACCAACGGGGCGTCAACGACGCGGAGCGGCATCGCAGGGCAACAGAGGAAAACTGGATACGGCCCGCCCTCGGCCCCATCGTATGGCTCGGCGTGCCCTTCTTGCTGGCATGGATGTATATGCGCCGTGTCTCGCTAGGCAGTCCGCTCGGCAGCGGAtccgccagcggcagcggcaacccTTTCACGAGCATGATGGAGCAGATGATGCCGATTAAGAAGCGGCAGTTTCGCGTCGACGTAAAGGGTACAAGGTTCGCCGACGTTGTCGGCCTcccggaggcgaaggcggaggtGCGACAGTACGTCGACTTCCTCACAGAACCGAACAAGTTCACTCGGCTCGGGGCGCGACTGCCGAAGGGGTGTCTGCTGACGGGGGAACCCGGCACAGGCAAGACACTGCTGGCCAAGGCCGTCGCCGGTGAAGCGAATGTGGCTTTCTTCAGCTGCAACGGTGCGGACTTTATTGAGCTCATAGGTGGGAGTGGCCCCAAGCGGGTGCGCGAGCTCTTCGAGGAAGCGCGggcggccgcgccggcgaTCATCTTCATCGACGAAATCGACGCCATCGGCTCACGCGCTGGCAAGCAGGGCGGCTCCGTCAGCAGCGAGGAGAACCGCACCATCAACCAGCTGCTCGCCGAGTTGGATGGGCTCAGCACGAGCGCCGACCCCATTGTTGTGCTGGCGGCCACGAATTTCCAGGACAACATCGACAAGGCCCTGCTGCGAGAGGGCCGCTTCGACCGAAAAATTGCCATCGAGATGCCCGACCTCTCCGCCCGTCGCGAGCTCTTCGAGCACTATCTCAACCGCATCTGCACCGGTGACCCTAACGGCCGTACAAAGGACGAGGGCGGCAAGGAGCTGGCGCTAGACACCAGCGTGAGCAACAAGGCGCTGGCAGATCAGCTGGCGGACCTCACGCCAGGGCTGTCGCCGGCCACGGTAGCCACAGTCGTAAACGAGGCGGCACTGCAGAGCGGAATAGCCGGTAAGCcgctcgtgcagctgccggaTCTGCTGGAGGCACTGGACAACACGCTGATGGGCCGCAAGCACCGCAATCGCCAGAGCGACCAATCGGCTCGCCGCACCGCGATTCACGAAGCCGGCCACGCCCTGACGGCATGGATGCTACCGATTGTGCAGAAAGTTTTGAAGATCAGCGTCACCCCGCGCGGGCACGCGATGGGCTACACACAGCGCGCCGGGACTGAGTTTCACGAATATCAAACAAACGCGACGCTCTTCGCCGACATGGTGGTCATgctcggcggccgcgccgcagAGGAGGTGATGCTAGGCGACGTGTCGGCCGGTGCGATGGACGACTTGCAGCGGGCCACGGATGTGGCGCTCAAGCAGATGCTGGCGTTTGGcatgagcacacacacggggcTGCTGTCGTACCACCCTGATTACACTCGAGCAGGGCGTGACTTCACGACTTTTTCCAACGAAGCCCAGTACCGCGCCGAACTGGAGGCGCAGAAGCTGCTTGCAGCCGCCCACTCCACCGCCGTGGACATCGTCAAGCGTCACAAGGACAAAATGGAGATTATGGTGAAGGCACTACtggagaagaaggagctgtCGACTCGCGACATTGAGGAACTCTGGGGCCCGCGgccgtcgacgccgacgGTGGAGGACATTGTGCAAAAGGTCATCGAGGTGACCGGCAGCTACGCCGAGATTACCGCGACCGTTGgccctgcggcggcagcggtggcgacacCGAGCATTGCGGGAGTGTATTAG
- a CDS encoding putative serine/threonine kinase-like protein, whose protein sequence is MDPSVMVGQYTLGKQIGSGNFSKVRLGTDPQGRTWAIKIVDKRRLKKENMEDQMLREVAIMRSLRQQNVVKLQEVLQSSNHYYLVLELVTGGELFDKIVAAKRFDEPTARRYFHQLIAGMYYCHSKGFAHRDLKPENLLLDANGTLKISDFGLSNLQQDVLLQTICGTPNYVAPEVLMERGYNGLSADIWSCGVVLYVMLAGRLPFEDRNMNVLLGKIERGDYQMIRHISDPAKDLVARMLTVDPRKRISMEDVINHPWFQIDWNPRLLST, encoded by the coding sequence ATGGACCCATCTGTCATGGTGGGCCAGTACACGCTGGGCAAGCAGATCGGCTCCGGCAACTTCTCGAAGGTGCGACTGGGCACCGATCCGCAAGGCCGCACATGGGCCATCAAGATCGTGGACAAGCGCCGCCTAAAGAAGGAGAACATGGAAGACCAGATGCTCCGCGAAGTCGCCATCATGCGCAGTCTGCGCCAGCAGAACGTGGTGAAACTCCAGGAGGTGCTCCAGTCCTCTAACCATTACTACCTAGTCCTCGAGCTGGTCACAGGCGGCGAGCTGTTTGACAAAATTGTAGCCGCCAAGCGCTTCGACGAGCCCACAGCGCGTCGGTACTTCCACCAGCTCATCGCGGGCATGTACTACTGTCACTCGAAGGGCTTCGCCCACCGCGACCTGAAGCCGGAGAACCTGTTGCTCGACGCGAACGGCACACTGAAGATTTCCGACTTTGGACTCAGCAACCTCCAGCaggatgtgctgctgcagaccaTCTGCGGCACGCCAAACTACGTTGCGCCGGAGGTGCTCATGGAGCGCGGCTACAACGGACTCTCGGCGGACATCTGGAGCTGCGGTGTGGTGCTGTACGTGATGCTGGCAGGACGTCTGCCCTTCGAGGATCGGAACATGAACGTTCTTCTTGGCAAGATCGAGCGTGGCGACTATCAAATGATCCGTCACATCAGCGACCCTGCCAAGGACCTCGTCGCGCGCATGCTGACCGTCGACCCGCGCAAGCGCATCTCAATGGAGGATGTCATCAACCACCCTTGGTTCCAGATTGACTGGAATCCGAGGCTACTCTCCACGTAA
- a CDS encoding putative 60S ribosomal protein L10a yields MSKIAPQTLMEAIQAVLKVDKERKFKESVDLQVNLKNYDPQKDKRFSGSLKLPNVCRPRMTVCLLCDLVHEDIAKKEGVPTMNQEELKKLNKNKKLVKKMCNQYDAFLCSESIIKTVPRLVGPHMHRMGKFPTVCSPSESLADKIVELRSTVKFQLKKVLCLGTCVGHMEMSEEQLRQNVTMAINFLVSLLKKNWQNLKSAYIKSTMGKPQRIY; encoded by the coding sequence ATGTCCAAAATCGCCCCGCAGACCCTGATGGAGGCCATCCAGGCCGTCCTGAAGGTGGACAAGGAGCGCAAGTTCAAGGAGAGCGTCGATCTCCAGGTCAACCTGAAGAACTACGACCCCCAGAAGGATAAGCGTTTCTCTGGTTCCCTGAAGCTGCCGAACGTGTGCCGCCCGCGCATGACGGTGTGCCTGCTGTGCGACCTCGTGCACGAGGATATCGCCAAGAAGGAGGGTGTGCCGACCATGAAccaggaggagctgaagaagcTCAACAAGAACAAGAAGCTGGTGAAGAAGATGTGCAACCAGTACGACGCCTTCCTGTGCTCTGAGTCGATCATCAAGACTGTGCCACGTCTGGTGGGCCCGCACATGCACCGTATGGGCAAGTTTCCGACGGTGTGCTCGCCCAGCGAGTCGCTCGCAGACAAGATCGTGGAGCTGCGCTCGACCGTGAAGTTCCAGCTGAAGAAGGTGCTGTGCCTTGGCACCTGCGTCGGCCACATGGAGATGAGCgaggagcagctccgccagaACGTCACGATGGCGATCAACTTCCTCGTGTCACTGCTGAAGAAGAACTGGCAGAACCTGAAGTCGGCGTACATCAAGTCGACGATGGGCAAGCCGCAGCGCATCTATTAG